In the Glycine max cultivar Williams 82 chromosome 6, Glycine_max_v4.0, whole genome shotgun sequence genome, ccGGTTTATCTTGTCATTTCTTGTTATGTCTCTCTCTAAAACTATCTTTAATTTGAAACGGAAACAAACTGATGCAGGCCGTGCCTCTTTTCCACTTCTACAAAGATGGTGTCCTGTTGGAAGCATTCCCAACCAGAGACAAAGATAGGATTGTTGCAGCCATACTCAAGTACTCATCTCTTGAAAGAGAAGATATCTTAGGTTAACTTCAAGGGATGGTATGGTCACGGCACCCTCCGAGACAGTGGTGCACTGCAGGGAAATTAGTCAAGTATTGTACGTGACAAAGTTCGTTAAACATGTTGTatactcaaaataataatacactTCAGGGCTTGCCAACCTAATTCACTTTGTTAGGATACAATATTTGCTTGCAAAGTATCTAGTGAAGAGTTTAATGCTAACTATGATACTCCCTTCTCTTTCCCCAGAggtcataaataaaattttctttctgcTTATTTGTTAAGCCTTATATTTAACCAAAACCTTTAAGTGCTTGCAGATTCTAGTAAGGAGCCGGGCGCTGCCTGTGTCTGAATGGGATTCAAAACTAAGTCGAGTGTATGTAAGTTTAATTCTACTGATAATTAAGGCGTGTTTGGACAAATTTTCCATAAGCACTTTaaggagagaaaataaaaagaaaaaaagaaagaagtttCTCTTAAGAGTATTTCAGTGAGAGTTATTTATGGGGTTCTTAAATTTTAGAACGAGTATTTATGTGATTTTATTATTAGAGCAATGAACGTGACAATTGTTAATATTTGAACGATAACCAAGCAACATTGGTACGATTGAACTAGAAGAACCAGAATGCAACTTTTTTGTATACCAAAGTCTGACCGTATGATTATGtccaagtttaaaaaaaaaatggagatatGGAGTTAGCACGCAATGCCAATATAAGCCATCAAAATCTCCATCAGCATTAAAATGCTTTTACTGAACACCAAAACTAGTTATGAATTTATTCtaaatgtttagtttttttttgggtgatATCTACGTGTTTAGTTTACTAGAAGGATTTACTAGTTTCAATCAAAGACCTAGCTTAAAAACTTATATCATATAGCCGACATTTTTCTCCTCTTCCGGGCTCTTCGTTTCTtatcatttgatttttatttgtaCAGTTCTACTTCTATGTGCCATCTCCCCTTAAAATTCCTTTTACATTATGGTTATTTTCAAGATTCAAATCTCCTACTTGTATAGTGAACAAACTGCAAATTTCTGCAGCGAAAAAATGGCAGTTATTGTACTATGAAGTCAACATAGACACAAATGCTGCCAAgtgcttgtattcaaatagacCTCACTCGGGCACAAGTTGTTATTGATGTCTCTGAGGGGTGTCACTTCAATAACACTAACACCTGAAGATCCATCTCCTCCACTGTCTCTCATCATATCCCTCACCCTTGCTACGTCATCCCACCTCCCAACAATCGCATAAAGATTTGACAATGATACATAAAATCCCCCGTTTTTgtaattcaataaaaacaaatttttggcCAAGCATTCCCCAAGCTTTACTTCCTGTTGAATCCAACAAGCACTTAACAATGCCCCCCATACAGCAGAATCAGGCCGAATTTCCATGTTGTTAATAATTTCAATTGCTTCCTTGAACAACCCTGCCCGACCCAAGAGGCCAACAATGCAAGCATAATGCTGCAAAGTTGGCATCAAACCATACTCTTTTCTCATGATACGAAAGTATTCCATTCCTGCGTAGACAAGTCCTCCATGAGTGCATGCTGCTAAAACTCCCAAGAAAGTGATTTTATCAGGTTCTAGCCCTTGTTCTTGCAGTTTAGAAAAACAACCGAAAGCTTTGTGTTCAAGTCCATATAAACTGTAACCCGATATGATGGAGTTCCATGTTACCAAACATGGATCATTGATGCTATAAAATATCTTTTCAGCATAATCTAATCTTCCACACTTAGTATACATATCTATTAGAGCAGTTCCTGTAAAATCTTCAACTTTCACATTGTTTCTAAGGATATAGCCATGCAGCGTCTCTCCAATCCGCAAGTACCCAAGCTGGCAACACCCTGATAGTAGACTAGCGATAGTAATTGCATCTGGTTTTTGTCCACACATGTTCATTTGGCAGAACAACTCCATGGCATCACTTGATTTTCCAGCCTGAACGCAGCCAGATATCATAGAATTCCAAGTGATCAACGGTTTTTCACTCCTGTCAAAAAACAAAGACAAAGCAGCTAATATCTCATCAAATCTTGAATAAAAGCTTATTAGCCCATTTGCAACTAAGCAATCATTAGTCAGCCCATTCTTCAACCCATAACCATGGAAAGCACATCCAATAGCAAAATGAGAAGGATCACTAATTCCATGAAGGACACTAATCAAGGCAACTGCATCTGGTTTTATGTCTAACTTCAGAGTTTGGATAAAACACTCAACCGCAGATTCTACCTCGCCCTTTTCAGAATAGCTAGAGATTATCCCAGTTAACGAAATCAGGTCTTTGGTGGGATAACATTCGTAAAGCAATTTTGCCATATCAGTGAACCCTTGCTTTGCATATAGACAAACTAGTGAGGTAACAACAGATGCATCACCGGTGAAGCCACATTTGATAATATAGCAATGGACAGTTTCCGGAACTGCATTAGCTGACATAAGGTTCATCATTGTCACTGGACTGGGTTGCCAACCTTCCTTCAGCATCTCTTTAAAGCACAAAACTGCCTTGTCCTCGAAACCATTTTGGCCATAGGCACCAATCATGGTATTCCAAGAGATAACATTTTTCTCACCCATTTCTTGAAACAAGAGTTGGGATGCTTCCAAGTCATCACATTTAGCATACATTGAGGTAAGTGCATTACTCAACTGAGGATCCAAACCCAGACCAGCTTTGATTCCAAATGCGTGAACGGATCTACCTTGAAGGAAAAGTTCACGGCGACCACAAGATGGTAACAAACTAGCAATAGTTGTTTGGTTAGGTCTGAAACTCTCTCTTAGCATGTGGACAAAGAGTTGAAGGGCGTCATGAGGATGCCCATGTTGTGAATATCCACAAATCAATACATTCCATGAAACAACATCTGCAGAAGGCAAATCTTCGAACAGTTGGCGTGCATGGGTAGTGAAGCCAAGTTTCATGTAGAAGTCAATGAGAGCGGTGTTTACATATAGAAATTGGTCAATGCCCCGTTTCAACAACTGGGTTTGAATCTGGTTTACTTGTAGCCAGGCAGTGGGTGATCCACGcgagaaagaagaagaggaagaaaggcACGCTTTGATGAGTAAAGAAAAGGTAAGATGGTTGGGGTTGGCACTAGACTGTAAAAGTTGTCGAAAGATGAGGAGTGCAGAGCTTGCATCATGGAATAGAGAGTGAATGAGAGACAGATTAGGTTTCATTTCATGACCAGGGACCAATTATCATCCTTTCAGACTCCCAAAGGTGTATGAAAATAATGTATGGTCTCAAGAGAGAAAGCAACAAAACGCTTacgtggaaaaaaaaaacacatacagTTCTCAGATTTTGGCTTGGAGccagaaaggaaaaaataaaataaaataatataagccattgatttaaaacttaatatatctAACGGTAGAAACTCAAAAGATTGGCACAGGTGTAGGATCTCGTTTCATATATTGTGTAAAATTCTTGGATATGTCACAATCACGCACCACATTAGTCTTTAGATATGTCTTTCCCATGCTAGCATACATGGAGCACTCTCCCACCTTAGTCTTCACCATAGTTTTGATCGAAAAACAATATTTATGACATTGCATTTAAGTTTGTTCATTACAGAAAAAAGATACAGTATTTGTCTTTAATACTAGTATTATTAAATGTCAGTTATTGCAGTCTtcgtttttgtaattttatagtCTAAAATGTCATCATTTGATACTGTCCGAAACCGAAATTTAAAATGACTATCACTTGGTAATTATAAGAATGAGAATAAGAACGAgacttttataatttaaagaGCAAAATAACCAATAACTTCAAAAACTGTTTCGATGCATTAATATTAACTTGCGAAAGACTATTTACACTGGTTTAGTATGTTAAATGAGGTTCTGTCAAGTACAATGTCTAGAGGGAAAGCAGGAAACTATATACGAGATCTCAAGTATTTTACAGATGTTCTGCTAGTAGAATACAAAACTACAGAAGGGTTTGTCATATTTACATCATGAACAGCGGTTTTTGCGGcaagtattttattatttttacttttaaatgtaTTGAGGTTTCTTTGAATGTGACTCATTCTTTTACCATTAATTATTTGGTATTCTCTGAAAATAGGTCCAAAAACTTCGAGATTGTTCGCAGTATTTTGTAGAATTCATCTACATGtaaattacaaaaatcactAGGGATTAGAAAGAGAAATGATCAATCATTTAGCATTGAGCTGCCAAACAATAAAAATACGCCCAATTGATGCAGAGACTATAAATTGACCTCAACTATTATGTTCTTCAAGGCAAGAAACTGGTGCAGAACTTTATGCCCTTTTTCCATACGAGTTTTCAAGGACCCGCACTTCCGGTCCATATATCAAACGGCAACGCTCAGTAAATGAACCAACCATCCTAGAGGCTACCTCCTTAAAGAACACCGATGCAATCTGATCACCATTAAAGAACTTTGCATTAgtcattacaaaaataaataaataaatacaaaatgtaACTTATACAACTACAACCTGTGTAGTCTTAACAGTATTTCTGTTATGAAATGAGTTGTGTAGGCAATTATATGAATACAAATGCGGGTGCATAGGAGGGAAAGTAATGCAAAAGTATTGGTAATGCCTTAACATAGACACGTTTAAGCGAATGAATAGTGAGGACAGTACAGAAAAGTGAAAAGTGAAGAATGAATAGTGAGGACAGTATAGAAAAGTGAAAAGTGAGGACGACAAATGACATGCAGGGTTCGGCGCTAGAAAATGAGGACAACATAGGATTGTTTTTCCAATCAAAGCATAAAGACACCAAAAAGCAAGTTGTGGAAAATAGATGCATTATAACAGAACTATACCTGTCTGTAAAGTGGAGACTGAAACTTAAAATCCACCAAGAAATAAAGATCGCAACTTCCTGGAACAGGGCCAGGGTTAAACTCCCATATGTTTATCAAATGCTCAAACAGGGTACTCTGCGACACAGTTGTCTAGAAACACAAAAGAATATAAGCACAACAACATAGCAATCAGTGGAAATGAAGAGCAAAACTCTGTgtgcaaaatttaaaaaagagagaaagaaatgaagagaaaaacaaagatCCACATTCATGATCAACCAGTTTGAATCACATACTGGTTTGTGAATAAAGAATCTAAAGCCCATATATAACATACAATATTCTATTAGAAAGGATCAAAGCCAATCGGCACTCTAATAATTATAAAGATTAGATATGAGAACAATCATAAGTAATTAGCAACAGCAGAGATAAACTCAGCTGTTCAAATCTGCATCTCATATGCCAATGCACACTTCAGCACATATATCATGGTGGCTAGGCCATAGAAGTTTTCTCCAAAGGATTTAATGTTGCTCATGCATCACAATTTGCATAATGATACAGCAAAATAATACTGTAAATCCTATCCAAAGTTGCAGAGAAAAAATACTATCATAAACTACTAGGAAAAAATGTCCAGGCTTGACTTGCCTCATCTCATAACAAAAAAATCAGGATTGAGACAAGTGAGAAGTTCATTTACTGAACAAGCCGAGCTTGAGAGTTTTACTATCTTGCTCATTAATTGATCATATGAACATAAAGCAAGAACAGTATATATGTTATATGAAAAAAccagagaaatttttttattccttcagTGAGATATCTAATTTTGTTACTGGGTATTCAATATATAAAGAATATATTTCCAAAAATAACTCCCTGATGTAAAAGCTAATGATCAGGAAAACAGGATAAATTAGAGCAAAGAGGGAAACAGATACCTAAACTATTTCCTATTAATTAGGAAAGAAATATGTCCATGAGATGTCAATAACTCTGAATTGATGTGAACAGCAATATATGACATTTGTTAGAATACTATATACTATCAGTTATCTCAGAATATATAACCAACCATAATTGTGTTGATTAGCTCCTGGTTAGGCTACAAGTTAGATACTGATTACTAAAGTATACCATGCAAGGGAGAGGAATAAAGGCATGGGAGGAGGAGTGGAGGAATCTGTCCTGCATTCCCCAACAGAAGGGACACATGGCAGCAGGAAACTATGCAGCAATCATGAAAGGGAACATTAATATGAATGGAAAGGAGGGTGCAGCAGGGTGGTGCCATCTACAAATCTTTTGGGTAGTTTTGGTGTGGCTGATGCCACAGGGCAGAGTAGGCACTCCTTCTGTGAGTGGCTTTTTTAACAGTCTGTTTTTAAGTTTTCGGCTATTTCCATTGTAATTAGAACttggttctctttttttttcctgccaTTTCTACAGTAATATCATATCAGTACCTGTAACACTCATTTGAAGCTTGTTTTATTACCTAGGGCTCATTTAGGCTTGAATTTGTTTATATAGAGTAGGTATACACGTATAGCAACCAAACTGAAACTGACTGAGAGTCTGAGATTAAGCTCAATTTTTCACTCATTAAGACACAAGTTGAACCTTTGCAGCATATTCTATAAACAAGCTGAGCCCAAGCCTGCTACTTGACAGCTTGACCAACCCCAGAAAAATGTAAGACATTGCTAATACATATAGTTACAGTTTTGCTTCGTCTAGTTTTTAAATGTTTCACTTTCCCCTCTAAATTTCAAATTGATGCTACTCTGTCCATCGGAGTGATGCTCATAGGGCAAGTTTATTGTTTAGGAGGAACTGTGTAACATAACATCTCCACATCAATGATACAATGGGAAGGGGCCTAATTATATCAGTTTGAATGATAACCAAGCAACATTGGTCAGATTGAACTGGATGGAGCAGAATGCAACGTTTTCTTTATACCAGAGTCTGACCATCCATATGTACAATTAAGtccaaactaaacaaaaaaaaaaaacaatagacaTGTGGAGCCAGCACCCAATGCCAATATAAACCATCAAATTTCCATCAGCATTAAAATGTTTTAACTGAAAATGAAAGCTACAAATTTCTAGATAAGATGGACGCTGTCTCTAACTCATTAACAAATATTGGCTTGAATGTGCCTACAGATCTCATTATTTATGGAAATTTTAAGTTGTGCACTAACAAGTAACAGCAACAATCAAAAAACATCTGACAACCATGATCCTCCTGAATGCAAGCATAAGGTAACTACAAAATACCATATACCAGAGGAGGTTGAATACCTTTATACGCTTTGGTTTGTCCAATTCAACATGAGAAACATAACTTTCAACGAGGAATTTAAATCCAATCTCCAACTCAGCATCAAATGATCCGTCTGGATAGTGTCTAAGTATGTCCGACCTTTGACACCATGGGACAAAACCATGATAGAAGTCAACAGCAGAAACAACTTCAAATAATTGCTCTGTAGAGTACCTAATAATTCATAAGTATATCagttaacaaataaaaagaatgaaaacaacgaaaaagaataattattctGAATTCAACAGTAACGTATACAAAGCCCAGGATAAGGGGAAATTATTAGGTAGCCCTGGACCTCACATGCCCATGATCCTGGTCAATCTCTATCTATGTGACatgtatttaagttttttaatttacaaaaaggAATTAATAACACTTGATTACATGTCAGATGGGGATTAATTGGGATCATGATTGTCCAAgactacctaacaatttctccGGGATAAGATGATGATTTGTACACTCAAATCCATAAAGTGTCTTTTAGAATCCAAACatcaaatatttatcatataatctCGGTACACGAAGTGCAAAGTTAAAAACAAGCTTTAAACCACTACTAGAATATATGCTAACATAATAAAACTATTTAGACATCACAAAAATCAACTTTCTCCTAAGGATTGAAATAAATGGTATAGGACTAACAATAATGGGAACAATTCAACAGTCAGCAGAGCCATctattgaaaaactaaaatttcattaagaaaaagttttgattatcaatttatcataaTAGAACACACCAGCTCGGCTTCACTTAAAAATATCAACATTCTAAATCATTGTGCATGGAAAtaatataaagttataaaaatctacaagaaaaaataataataaaaataaaatgcaaataGAGCCAAACACATG is a window encoding:
- the LOC100787089 gene encoding pentatricopeptide repeat-containing protein At2g04860, yielding MKPNLSLIHSLFHDASSALLIFRQLLQSSANPNHLTFSLLIKACLSSSSSFSRGSPTAWLQVNQIQTQLLKRGIDQFLYVNTALIDFYMKLGFTTHARQLFEDLPSADVVSWNVLICGYSQHGHPHDALQLFVHMLRESFRPNQTTIASLLPSCGRRELFLQGRSVHAFGIKAGLGLDPQLSNALTSMYAKCDDLEASQLLFQEMGEKNVISWNTMIGAYGQNGFEDKAVLCFKEMLKEGWQPSPVTMMNLMSANAVPETVHCYIIKCGFTGDASVVTSLVCLYAKQGFTDMAKLLYECYPTKDLISLTGIISSYSEKGEVESAVECFIQTLKLDIKPDAVALISVLHGISDPSHFAIGCAFHGYGLKNGLTNDCLVANGLISFYSRFDEILAALSLFFDRSEKPLITWNSMISGCVQAGKSSDAMELFCQMNMCGQKPDAITIASLLSGCCQLGYLRIGETLHGYILRNNVKVEDFTGTALIDMYTKCGRLDYAEKIFYSINDPCLVTWNSIISGYSLYGLEHKAFGCFSKLQEQGLEPDKITFLGVLAACTHGGLVYAGMEYFRIMRKEYGLMPTLQHYACIVGLLGRAGLFKEAIEIINNMEIRPDSAVWGALLSACWIQQEVKLGECLAKNLFLLNYKNGGFYVSLSNLYAIVGRWDDVARVRDMMRDSGGDGSSGVSVIEVTPLRDINNNLCPSEVYLNTSTWQHLCLC
- the LOC100816152 gene encoding uncharacterized protein LOC100816152 (The RefSeq protein has 1 substitution compared to this genomic sequence), translating into MPPFLSTSKALCSLVSRKSGGSQLIRSSKSSGKHDGCRCITTAITGGHHNHPSVSRIGFSSLIGGSCNSNNHYYNYNVVQSRRFLGCGDGEEGILSRTYEERRVLGYSTEQLFEVVSAVDFYHGFVPWCQRSDILRHYPDGSFDAELEIGFKFLVESYVSHVELDKPKRIKTTVSQSTLFEHLINIWEFNPGPVPGSCDLYFLVDFKFQSPLYRQIASVFFKEVASRMVGSFTERCRLIYGPEVRVLENSYGKRA